The genomic interval TTATTACATATTGAACACAAGTTTTTGCTTTTTCCCTGTTCTTTTATGATATATCTGACCACAAACCAATTCCCAGAAAGCTAATGGTTAAAGGTGGTCAGATACACAGGACAAATAACTGACTGGAAATGTCCATATACACTAACGTTATAGCAGGCTAGTAAACAACTTAATAAAGCAATGCCAATAATTGAGCGAATATCCCAATTATTACACTACTGAAGTCATAGCCGCTGCACAAAGATGAAACCACGaagatgaaaaatatgaaacccACCTTAGCTGGATGCTACAGGCCTCGCATTAGCTAAATATACGGATCAGTGTTGTAgcaaggtacttttgagtgggggggctgaagactgatggccggcctgggggaggaaattatttgcattttcaggtggcctcagatgcaatttgttgcaatatagcacacttcaacacccactccattttgtaaataattttgcattttcacctggccttagatgcaatttggtgctccaaatgagatttttttctcatttggaaatgaaaaaggggttttctgactggcgaagcgggggggcggaatgatattTCCGCCCcaccacatttttcactgggtgctggcgcccccccccccagcccccggttcctacgcccttgatacggatcttgggggaggggtgagggggtgaTAGGAGACGTGGTTATTAGTTTACCACTAAAGACATGATTTTGACCTTGTAATGCGCGAATGTGACAATCCCCTGGCGCCATGTTACTGGGTACCGTAATTGTAAAGGTATATTTATCGTGATAAGTAGATTGTAAGGTCGTTCACTTCGGAATTAAAAAAACCCGTTTCCTGAATCAGCTAACCTTTCTTTTGGTTGACCTATATAATGATCATGAAACCGAGGGGAAAGAAAGACACgcgaaagaaaacaaaatctagAAACTTGTTTggattttatcaaaattataatTGCAGCTACGAATCATATACACTTCAAGATCAAAGACGACGAATCAGCAGTTCGGCGTATACCTTTATCTTCCATGACATAACGTCCGCAACATTGTTGGTTTCCATCAGGCATCCGTCTTTGAATCGAGATTATCAGGATATAATTCAAATAATTCAAACTTACTAATATAGGTTTCGTAATGATTCTAATTTATTCTGATGAAGTTAATACTGTTCCAATTGCCCTTTCCTGTACAAGTATCTCATATAATATACACAAATCAATTCGTAGCAGAACTACCAACAAACAACAGTTTATTTTATAGTTTACTTAAGTGCTTAAAGTCCCGACGGGATGCCTAATTTTTATTCCTAGGACGGGTAAGGGTGTCAGgtttttacaaatttacaaattcgtttgaaatcagagttagggtttagaaagtgggttagggaCTCAGCATTTTCGAAActgaaggattgtcgttcataatctggggtcaaaactaggaaaaaagattcagaacatgttttttgaaaaagcgtcacatgtttggaatccagggatttgattggccgatgcccttACAACTCTTGTTTAATATTACCATGCATGCACTGTGCGCCTATTTAATAAGCCTTCTTACatctgttttcatttctttctctcTGGTTTTCTAGAAGTAGCTTTCGTATTTATTCTATTGAAATTAACAATGTTCAAATTGATGAGACCAACATAACATATTATGtacaaatatcatattatacataaacaatcatataattgtaaaacaaaccttAACCTATAAACACCAACAGTTTATCTTATCGTTAATTTTAAATTCCAACGGATACAAAACTTGTTATTGTAAATATACACCTGCTTCAGTTAAGCCTCTGTACATTTGTGTtactttttttacattttccatGTTTTCTTAGTCGTGAAGTTTCATCATTTTGCTTGCAAACGCGTTAATACAAATCAACATACGAGTCACATAGACCCTCTGTACAGTGAAGTTCGGTACAATGTAACCTTTCTTTGTACAAGTATGCCACATCATATACACaatcaatataaaataaaactattaaaCTTTAAAACTATAGAGGAACTTTTTATCTTATGGCATACTATCTAAAATTACAATGGATACAAAAGATTAAAAAGATGATTAAGAAAAAAGTATTCTGCATCAAATATTACCTCGAGTCACAAATCCTTTCGTTTGGACAAGTCACGTGCTTAGCATTGCTATTGTCACCATCTCCCTTCGCACCATACGTACATGCACATACTAGAATGGAGACACATGTACACACACGCCAACTGCAAAAATATACTAAGACTGACTACGacaaataataaaagaaaagttCGACTTAATTGCAACTTAAAATGATCAGCGCATGGATATGTTACACAACATACTGCTTCCTCGTCTTCAACAGCATGTATGATCCTAGATGATTTAATTCCACTATTTCAAACAAAGTTGTCAAAGCCTTTCACAACAGATATAATTCTAACCATCTTAAagcatatttaaattaaatttgccATGCTTGTCTGTGCcccttttatgtttttcttcagAGATAAGGCAAGGGGCATCTGACAAATCTCTAAATAACACAAACCCACATAACGTACAATCACAAAAAGTCGGGTTGCCTATGCCAATGGATTAGGACAACGTTAAATACCTGATCCGAGATCAGGCAATACACAGAAGCCATAATAAAATCAAGTCATTTCATATATGTATAGTCACAGTGaagtgtttgtttttcttgcaACTTTCTATAGGACCCATCATTAGGTTTGTAGATCGTGCTCTGATATTCCCGTCCCTCGATTGGAAGCTCAACCATATCACACTGTTCATTACCTTTTGTGATTGGAGAGCTGAATGCATCATCATAATCCAGAATACCCCCTCCATCGTAATATGTATTAGGAGGCGTATTGTTAAGCCTCTGGCCATTTACGTTACCTTTATCAAAAATACTGAAGGAATACTCGCCTGCCAACGACCCAGGAAGTCGTTGCGAACTTGGACGATGAAGTTTTCCAACAGCCTCCTCCTCCTTATCTTTAAACTTGTACTCAGCCGGAATTTGTTCGTAAACTGATTGTGACGTATTTGGCCCTTTTGGTTCATTTGGTAGCGGTAGATGACACCTTTTTGTTGCCTTGCCTTTTGTTGTTTCGTAATCAATCATGTCACCCAGCCGGAAGCTGACGGGACGTCGCTGACGTTTAGCTACCTTCCATAACACTACAGCAAACACGAACAAAACGGACGTAAATATGGTCACCACAGTGATCATCGCAATGGACGTGATGGATTGGTCATTCAAATTCAAAACTGGAAGCATCTTCTTGTGAGGATAAACGGTGGTCTTCTGCGAAATTACGGAACTACTTAGAAGGGGAGTGGACCAGGATTCTTCCTCTGTGTGGACTGTTTCTGTTGTGATCGATAACGTCGTGGTGATGTCATTTTGTGTGGTAATGGTTGGAATGGCAACAGACGTGGTTGGAAAACAGTTTCCCAATTCTGAGAGAGACAAAGAATGGAGTCTTCTGTTAGACAAGCCCTCTGGTGTTCGACAAACTGTTTCCTCGTCATTTGTCGACCTCCACGATACGGTGTTTTGATGGTCGAGAAACCAAGCCATAAATCCCCAAAGTGTACAGTCGCATTTCCACCTGTTTCTGCTTAAGTATATTTCTCCTTGGGAGGAAATAACGTTAGTTAGAGGAAGGAAAACGTCTTCCGGTATCGTTCTCAGTTCATTTCTTTCAAGATCGAGCACCCTTAGGTGTTGTAAACCGTTGAATGCTCCATTACCTACTCGATTCAAATAGTTATTACTCAAGTTAAAAATCTCCAGTTTATGATCTTCGGTAAAGAAGTTATTCGGTAAAACTTGAAGCTTGTTATACGACAAATCCAGAACCCTTAGTTGAACGAAATTTCGCAAACGAGATGGCATTGACCTGAGGTCATTATAACTAAAATGAAGTTCGAAAATGGATGTCGAAATTGAGCTCTGGATATAGGTACGATACAGTTTATTACAATCTACTGATCTGCCGGAAGGAGAAGTTGGAGAACCGTAAGTTACGGTAGAACATTGACAACCGCTCGGACAAGCGGAAGCAATTCCATCGAAGTTGACGATTGAGAAGATGACGATGCAATTAAAGAATCGAAGAGCAACAAGTTTGGTAAATGAAGCCATTGCACACAAGTAGATGACTCAAGCACGCAACGATCTACAATAGAAGTAATAAATAAGTACAGCATTTAAATAACTATGCACTTACATGCATTGCGTTTGAATTTACGAACAAgctatatatgttaattattgAACAATGTTGTGGAACATTTTTGTggaatttgaaaacattgttgTGTTTCCAAATTGCCCTAAttccaaaataacatttttcaaatcCCATAACTTAACTTAAATCGatcgataattttttttatctatgaccagttttagtttttttttctcatttttcgtATGTTTTTTTCGGTAAGTTTACAACAGCACGAAAAAAACTAAAAACCTCCATTTAATTTTTCACATGTATAGGCTAGATACTTATGATTTGGTAAAGAAGAATTTCACTGTATCAATATCAGTACAGTTCCCTGCTACAGCTTTGCCCTTGAGTTAACAAGAAATGAATGCAACATAGACTATTGGTTTTATAGTTTctaaagacaaaaataaatgcATATTTTCTTAAATTGGATGATATTCCTGTTAACTTACCTGTTTTAACTGCCAGGCGGCCAAGTGTAGAACGTTCTGGATATAGATTAGTTACTCTAGGGTTTATATTGCGAATTCTCGCTGGATATTATTCTGTTAACAGGTTTTTGTATCACTTTTTCTTTCACAATCTAGGGACGTTCATATATTTGAACCAGGTGCCTGGTCAAATGGCAAAGCTGCAATATGATGTCCCTTACATATACAAGGCCGTAGCTATACCGTGGGGCTGGGCACGTTCTCTTCCCCAGGCTCCTCCCCCCTGAAATTTTTTCCAAATGGTTTATACCATAAaggaaaaacacaaaattttgCTTTACACAGTTAAAGCTGGCTATGCGCCTATATATAGCCACTACCCATGGCCAGTTTTCAATCACATTAGCTTtccacactgtacatgtattcgGGAGAAAACATTGCCATGGTAGATGAATGTTTGATAAGTAGTTACAAATAACCACTACACCGTTTATAGCCAGTAGTCAATCACATAAGCTATTCACACTGTACATAATGTGGTGGGATACCAGGctcgtatccaggggggcgttgggggcgcgcgctccccgggtaaggaaaagaggagagaaaaaaagagaagaaaaaagggaaaaagagggagaaaaaagttttgtttgtttacatttgtggttaagctctacagaggctgttagtggaattaaagcaggactgggagttgttattaactgttgaactgtaagcatgagagccctatagccagccaatcagcacttgccgattcttagaagtctttgagcctgaggtatgtaggcagccagccaaaattttggcaaggagtgcttcagcatggaacgcgaaaagggcaaccatatttcgttgtctaaactaagtttgttgcagtctaaacctcgttgttgctgctgttttaccacgttgttgctcaaactcacgttg from Apostichopus japonicus isolate 1M-3 chromosome 19, ASM3797524v1, whole genome shotgun sequence carries:
- the LOC139959978 gene encoding uncharacterized protein isoform X1, giving the protein MASFTKLVALRFFNCIVIFSIVNFDGIASACPSGCQCSTVTYGSPTSPSGRSVDCNKLYRTYIQSSISTSIFELHFSYNDLRSMPSRLRNFVQLRVLDLSYNKLQVLPNNFFTEDHKLEIFNLSNNYLNRVGNGAFNGLQHLRVLDLERNELRTIPEDVFLPLTNVISSQGEIYLSRNRWKCDCTLWGFMAWFLDHQNTVSWRSTNDEETVCRTPEGLSNRRLHSLSLSELGNCFPTTSVAIPTITTQNDITTTLSITTETVHTEEESWSTPLLSSSVISQKTTVYPHKKMLPVLNLNDQSITSIAMITVVTIFTSVLFVFAVVLWKVAKRQRRPVSFRLGDMIDYETTKGKATKRCHLPLPNEPKGPNTSQSVYEQIPAEYKFKDKEEEAVGKLHRPSSQRLPGSLAGEYSFSIFDKGNVNGQRLNNTPPNTYYDGGGILDYDDAFSSPITKGNEQCDMVELPIEGREYQSTIYKPNDGSYRKLQEKQTLHCDYTYMK